A DNA window from Oryzias latipes chromosome 5, ASM223467v1 contains the following coding sequences:
- the LOC101174339 gene encoding ATP-dependent 6-phosphofructokinase, muscle type — protein sequence MAQQAPIDPTKIGEGRAIAVLTSGGDAQGMNAAVRATVRVGLYTGAKVYFVHEGYQGLVDGGDHIRPATWESVSMMLQLGGTVIGSARCQDFRSKEGRTKAAYNLVKLGITNLCVIGGDGSLTGANQFRTEWKDLLADLIKAGKITANEAKNSSHLNIVGMVGSIDNDFCGTDMTIGTDSALHRIIEIVDAITTTAQSHQRTFILEVMGRHCGYLALVTALACGADWVFIPEMPPEEGWEDHLCRRLTEQRGRGSRLNIIIVAEGAIDRHGKPITCDLVKQLVSKKLGFDTRTTILGHVQRGGTPSAFDRILASRMGVEAVMALLEATPDTPACVVSLSGNMAVRLPLMECVQVTKDVMTAMAEGRFDEAVNLRGKSFENNWNTYKMLAHVHPPETKSNINIAILNVGAPCAGMNAAVRAAVRIGLLQGHQMLAVHDSFDGLAHGMIEPITWSGVAGWTGKGGSILGTKRSLPHEFMEEISLSITKFNIHGLVIIGGFEAFLGGLEMVQAREKYEELCIPLVVVPATVSNNVPGTDFSIGADTALNTITMTCDRIKQSAAGTKRRVFIVETMGGFCGYLATMAGLASGADAAYIYEESFNIHHLEMNVEHLVEKMKTTVKRGLILRNEKCNANYTTDFIFNLYSEEGKGIFDCRKNVLGHMQQGGTPSPFDRNFGTKMGIKSVLWLTDKLKECYRHGRIFANSQDSACVLGMRKRALVFQPLAELKDETDFEHRIPKKQWWLKLRPILKILAKYKINLDISEKAAMEHVIKRRSVVP from the exons ATGGCACAGCAGGCTCCCATTGACCCCACCAAGATAGGTGAGGGTCGAGCCATTGCTGTTCTGACCTCCGGAGGCGATGCCCAGG GGATGAATGCAGCTGTGAGAGCCACAGTTCGAGTGGGACTGTACACTGGAGCCAAGGTTTATTTTGTCCATGAG GGTTATCAGGGTCTGGTGGATGGAGGAGACCACATTCGCCCTGCCACTTGGGAGAGTGTGTCAATGATGCTGCAGCTG GGTGGGACTGTGATCGGCAGTGCCCGTTGTCAAGATTTCCGCTCCAAGGAGGGCCGCACAAAGGCGGCTTATAACTTGGTAAAGCTGGGCATCACCAACTTGTGCGTTATTGGAGGGGACGGCAGTCTGACAGGTGCCAACCAGTTCCGGACAGAGTGGAAAGATCTATTAGCAGATCTAATAAAAGCTG GAAAAATTACAGCAAATGAGGCAAAAAATTCCTCCCACCTCAATATTGTTGGTATGGTGGGCTCCATTGATAATGACTTTTGTGGAACTGACATGACCATTGGCACTGACTCCGCCCTCCATCGCATCATCGAGATAGTGGACGCCATCACTACCACAGCACAGAG tcACCAGAGGACCTTTATTCTGGAAGTTATGGGACGGCATTGTGG CTACCTTGCTTTGGTGACAGCTCTTGCCTGTGGAGCTGACTGGGTGTTTATCCCAGAGATGCCACCTGAAGAAGGATGGGAGGATCATTTATGCAGAAGGCTGACAGAG CAACGAGGCCGGGGCTCTCGGTTGAATATCATTATTGTTGCAGAGGGGGCAATAGATCGCCATGGAAAACCAATTACCTGTGACCTAGTCAAACAG CTGGTATCCAAGAAGCTCGGCTTTGACACCCGCACCACCATTCTGGGACATGTGCAGAGAGGAGGAACGCCCTCCGCTTTTGACCGAATCTTG GCTAGCAGGATGGGTGTGGAGGCTGTTATGGCCCTACTGGAAGCCACGCCTGATACCCCAGCCTGTGTGGTCAGCTTGTCTGGAAACATGGCTGTTAGGCTGCCTCTTATGGAGTGTGTGCAAGTG ACTAAGGATGTCATGACAGCCATGGCTGAAGGCCGGTTTGATGAAGCAGTGAATCTCAGGGGAAA GAGTTTTGAGAATAACTGGAATACCTATAAAATGCTTGCCCATGTCCACCCACCAGAGACAAAA AGTAACATCAATATTGCCATATTAAACGTAGGCGCCCCATGTGCAGGAATGAACGCTGCCGTCCGTGCAGCTGTCAGGATCGGGCTCCTCCAGGGCCATCAGATGCTGGCAGTGCATGATAGCTTTGATGGCTTGGCTCATGGGATG ATTGAGCCCATTACTTGGTCAGGAGTGGCAGGATGGACTGGAAAGGGCGGCTCCATACTAGGCACAAAAAG atCTTTACCACATGAGTTCATGGAGGAAATCAGTCTAAGCATTACCAAGTTCAACATTCATGGTCTTGTTATCATTGGAGGCTTTGAG GCGTTCCTGGGAGGTCTAGAGATGGTGCAAGCAAGAGAGAAGTATGAGGAGCTCTGCATTCCACTTGTGGTTGTTCCTGCTACTGTGTCCAACAACGTCCCAGGAACTGACTTCAGCATTGGTGCTGACACTGCCCTCAACACAATTACCATG ACATGTGATAGGATCAAGCAGTCCGCTGCTGGCACCAAAAGAAGAGTGTTCATCGTGGAGACTATGGGAGGATTCTGTGGTTACCTGGCAACCATGGCGGGTTTAGCATCTGGAGCTGATGCTGCCTACATTTATGAAGAGTCTTTCAACATTCATCACCTTGAG ATGAATGTAGAACATCTTGTTGAGAAGATGAAGACAACAGTGAAGAGAGGACTCATTCTCAG AAATGAGAAATGCAATGCAAACTACACCACCGACTTTATCTTCAACCTTTATTCTGAGGAGGGAAAGGGAATTTTTGACTGCAGGAAAAATGTTCTTGGCCACATGCAGCAG GGTGGTACACCGAGTCCCTTTGACAGGAATTTCGGCACAAAGATGGGAATCAAGTCTGTCCTTTGGTTGACTGACAAGCTGAAAGAATGCTACAGACATG GTCGCATCTTTGCCAACTCTCAGGACTCAGCCTGTGTGCTGGGTATGAGGAAGAGAGCTTTGGTTTTCCAGCCTTTGGCAGAACTCAAAGATGAAACTGACTTTGA ACATCGTATTCCAAAGAAACAGTGGTGGTTAAAACTGAGGCCCATCCTGAAAATCCTGGCTAAGTACAAGATCAACCTGGATATTTCTGAAAAGGCTGCAATGGAACATGTCATCAAAAGGAGAAGTGTAGTTCCCTAA